A genomic segment from Streptomyces sp. NBC_00654 encodes:
- a CDS encoding alpha-ketoacid dehydrogenase subunit beta → MTTAAATTGARTAKAKPATMAQALGRALRDSMAEDPAVHVLGEDVGTLGGVFRITDGLAREFGDDRCTDTPLAEAGILGAAVGMAMYGLRPVVEMQFDAFAYPALEQLFSHVAKMRNRTRGAMPLPITVRIPYGGGIGGVEHHSDSSEAYYMATPGLHVVTPATVDDAYGLLRASIASDDPVVFLEPKRLYWSKADWSPDAPAEVEPIGRAVVRRPGRSATLITYGPSLPVCMEAAEAAVAEGWDLEVVDLRSLVPFDDATVAASVRRTGRAVVVHESTGFGGPGGEIAARITERCFHHLEAPVLRVAGFDIPYPPPMVERHHLPGVDRVLDAVARLQWEAEG, encoded by the coding sequence ATGACCACCGCTGCGGCGACGACCGGTGCACGGACGGCGAAGGCCAAGCCGGCCACCATGGCGCAGGCCCTCGGACGGGCGCTGCGCGACTCGATGGCCGAGGACCCGGCCGTACACGTCCTCGGTGAGGACGTGGGCACGCTCGGCGGGGTCTTCCGCATCACCGATGGCCTGGCCAGGGAGTTCGGCGACGACCGCTGTACGGACACGCCGCTGGCCGAGGCGGGCATCCTCGGGGCGGCGGTCGGTATGGCGATGTACGGGCTGCGGCCCGTGGTGGAGATGCAGTTCGACGCGTTCGCCTACCCGGCGCTGGAGCAGCTGTTCAGCCATGTCGCCAAGATGCGGAACCGCACCCGGGGCGCCATGCCGCTGCCCATCACGGTGCGCATCCCGTACGGCGGGGGCATCGGCGGGGTCGAGCACCACAGCGACTCCTCCGAGGCGTACTACATGGCCACGCCCGGCCTCCATGTCGTCACACCGGCCACGGTCGACGACGCGTACGGGCTGCTGCGCGCCTCGATCGCCTCCGACGATCCGGTGGTCTTCCTGGAGCCCAAGCGGCTCTACTGGTCCAAGGCGGACTGGTCGCCCGATGCTCCCGCGGAGGTCGAGCCGATCGGCCGGGCCGTGGTCCGCCGTCCGGGGCGGAGCGCCACCCTGATCACCTACGGTCCCTCGCTCCCGGTCTGCATGGAGGCGGCGGAAGCGGCCGTCGCCGAGGGCTGGGACCTCGAAGTCGTCGATCTGCGCTCGCTGGTGCCGTTCGACGACGCGACGGTTGCCGCGTCCGTGCGACGGACCGGGCGAGCGGTGGTCGTCCATGAGTCCACCGGTTTCGGTGGCCCCGGTGGGGAGATCGCGGCCCGGATCACCGAGCGGTGCTTCCACCATCTGGAGGCTCCGGTGCTGAGGGTGGCCGGGTTCGACATTCCGTATCCGCCACCCATGGTGGAACGGCACCATCTGCCGGGCGTGGACCGCGTGCTCGACGCGGTGGCCCGGTTGCAGTGGGAGGCGGAGGGCTGA
- a CDS encoding dihydrolipoamide acetyltransferase family protein, producing MPQVLEFKLPDLGEGLTEAEIVRWLVEVGDVVAIDQPVVEVETAKAMVEVPCPYGGVVTARFGEEGTELPVGSPLLTVAVGSAGTADAQGAADTGGAARPSRPAESVSGSTSESSGNVLVGYGTGAPAARRRRIRPERMPVVTASEPAPVAASVTVPAAVPAAAPATVSPSFPSSPAAPAAVTDQVSSGPVAVVSPLVRKLARQHDLDLRQLTGSGPDGLILRADVESAIRAVADAPTVADAAGAASVAAPGARAAAGPAGERIPLRGVRGAVADKLSRSRSEIPDATCWVDADATELMAARAAMNAADGPSAGPKVSVLALLARICTAALARFPELNSTVDLAAREIVRLPGVHLGFAAQTQRGLVVPVVRDAHTRNVESLGAEIARLTEAARTGALTPAQLTGGTFTLNNYGVFGVDGSTPIINHPEAAMLGVGRIMSKPWVHNGELAVRQVVQLSLTFDHRVCDGGTAGGFLRYVADCVEQPAVLLRTL from the coding sequence ATGCCGCAGGTGCTCGAATTCAAGCTGCCGGACCTCGGCGAGGGCCTGACCGAGGCGGAGATCGTGCGCTGGCTGGTGGAGGTCGGCGATGTCGTCGCCATCGACCAGCCGGTCGTCGAGGTCGAGACGGCCAAGGCGATGGTGGAGGTGCCATGTCCTTACGGGGGTGTGGTGACGGCCCGGTTCGGTGAGGAGGGTACGGAACTTCCCGTCGGCTCACCGCTGTTGACCGTCGCTGTCGGTTCGGCGGGGACAGCGGACGCACAGGGGGCGGCCGATACGGGTGGGGCGGCGAGGCCGTCCCGGCCGGCGGAGTCGGTGTCGGGGTCGACGTCGGAGTCCTCGGGCAATGTGCTGGTGGGATACGGCACGGGTGCTCCCGCGGCACGGCGTCGGCGGATCCGGCCCGAGCGGATGCCGGTCGTCACGGCGTCCGAGCCCGCGCCCGTAGCCGCGTCCGTCACTGTTCCGGCCGCTGTTCCGGCCGCTGCTCCTGCCACAGTGTCCCCTTCTTTTCCTTCCTCCCCCGCCGCTCCCGCAGCGGTCACCGATCAGGTGTCGTCGGGCCCGGTGGCGGTGGTTTCGCCGCTCGTGCGGAAGCTGGCACGGCAGCACGATCTCGATCTGCGGCAGTTGACGGGGTCGGGGCCGGACGGGCTGATCCTGCGTGCCGATGTGGAATCCGCGATCAGGGCGGTGGCGGATGCGCCCACCGTGGCGGATGCGGCCGGGGCCGCGTCGGTGGCGGCACCCGGGGCTCGGGCCGCGGCGGGCCCGGCGGGTGAGCGGATTCCGCTGCGCGGGGTCCGGGGTGCGGTCGCGGACAAGCTGTCGCGCAGCCGGAGCGAGATCCCCGACGCCACGTGCTGGGTGGACGCGGATGCCACCGAGCTGATGGCCGCCAGGGCCGCGATGAACGCTGCGGACGGACCGTCGGCCGGGCCCAAGGTGTCGGTCCTCGCCCTGCTGGCCCGGATCTGCACGGCGGCGCTGGCCCGGTTCCCCGAGCTCAACTCCACGGTGGACCTGGCCGCGAGGGAGATCGTGCGGCTGCCCGGCGTCCACCTCGGGTTCGCGGCCCAGACCCAGCGCGGTCTGGTCGTCCCGGTCGTACGGGACGCGCACACACGGAACGTGGAGTCGCTCGGCGCCGAGATCGCCCGGCTGACCGAGGCGGCCAGGACCGGGGCGCTCACCCCGGCCCAGCTGACCGGCGGCACCTTCACGCTGAACAACTACGGGGTGTTCGGGGTCGACGGGTCGACGCCGATCATCAACCATCCGGAGGCAGCCATGCTCGGCGTCGGCCGGATCATGTCCAAGCCATGGGTGCACAACGGCGAACTGGCCGTACGCCAGGTCGTCCAGCTCTCGCTCACCTTCGACCACCGGGTCTGTGACGGCGGCACGGCGGGCGGATTCCTGCGGTACGTGGCCGACTGCGTGGAGCAACCGGCGGTGCTGCTGCGCACGCTGTAG
- a CDS encoding NTP transferase domain-containing protein: protein MTAYDVIVLAGGAAKRLGGADKPGVRVGGRALLDRVLAACAGARTTVVVGGRRPTGRPVTWAREVPAGGGPLAALGAGVRHTTAERVLVLSADLPFLGVGTVEALLAAAGEDGREGALCTDPDGRDQPLVAAYRGEPLRRELALIATEHGSLAGLPLRLLTAELELARVTAGPLASFDCDTWEDIAEARARIREHGTVLDEWITAVKTELGIDLDVDTGVLLDLARDAAHGVARPAAPLTTFLVGYAAAKAADGAGPEGAAEAVAEAARKAVALALRWEDEAGGADGTGTP from the coding sequence ATGACCGCCTATGACGTGATCGTCCTTGCCGGAGGAGCCGCCAAGCGGCTCGGCGGAGCCGACAAGCCAGGGGTCCGGGTCGGTGGCCGGGCGTTGCTCGACCGGGTTCTCGCGGCCTGCGCCGGGGCCCGCACCACTGTCGTGGTGGGCGGCCGCAGGCCCACCGGAAGGCCCGTGACCTGGGCGCGCGAAGTCCCGGCGGGCGGTGGCCCGCTGGCGGCGCTCGGGGCGGGAGTACGCCACACGACGGCGGAGAGAGTTCTCGTACTCTCCGCCGACCTGCCGTTCCTGGGGGTGGGCACCGTCGAAGCCCTGCTGGCCGCCGCCGGGGAGGACGGCAGGGAAGGCGCCCTGTGCACGGACCCGGACGGGCGCGACCAGCCGCTGGTCGCCGCCTACCGGGGCGAGCCGCTGCGCCGGGAACTGGCACTCATCGCCACCGAGCACGGCAGTCTCGCCGGGCTCCCGCTGCGGCTGCTGACGGCCGAACTGGAGCTGGCCCGGGTCACGGCCGGTCCCCTCGCCTCGTTCGACTGCGACACTTGGGAGGACATCGCCGAAGCCAGGGCCCGTATCAGGGAGCATGGGACCGTGCTGGACGAATGGATCACCGCAGTCAAGACCGAACTGGGCATCGACCTCGACGTCGACACCGGCGTCCTGCTCGACCTCGCCCGTGATGCCGCGCACGGTGTCGCCCGGCCGGCCGCGCCGCTCACGACGTTCCTCGTCGGGTACGCGGCAGCGAAGGCGGCCGACGGCGCCGGTCCCGAAGGCGCCGCCGAGGCAGTCGCGGAGGCCGCGCGCAAGGCAGTCGCGCTCGCCCTGCGGTGGGAGGACGAGGCGGGCGGCGCCGACGGGACCGGAACACCATGA
- a CDS encoding molybdopterin molybdotransferase MoeA, translating to MTARGPGAGGSSPDVSPETDEEERAVEQALALVAHQAHEAPRPSNPAQSPGRHRGRTSAQSPGHASVQSPGRHPAQSPGSPAHAPAPAPASSLYPSLSPDPSPSPSPSPSPSTSTSTFPASASGAAAGGQAASAGDQAASARRPHTHRAGDTPWDQARSIAARAGRTSPVAALRVPLDRALGHVLAEVLGALTDLPSFDTSAMDGWAVAGPGPWGFRKDEGLLAGRGAPAPLPDGRAVRIATGARIPADATAVIRSEHAHADEVKGLLHARRDVVPGQDIRPRGQECRSGDQLLPAGTLVTPAVLGLAAAAGYDALAAVARPSVDVLVLGDELLTAGLPHDGLIRDALGPMLGPWLRAAGAEVSEPRRLGDDANALRQALTTSRADLIITTGGTAAGPVDHVHPVLAEIGAELLVDGVAVRPGHPMLLARLPSDGPYLVGLPGNPLAAVSGLLTLAEPLLGGIAGRLSQEPYRALVHAEVNGNPHDTRLVPVVHRVGRAGGRDYVVPLHYNGPAMLRGVAGADGLAVVPPGGVRSGTEVDILDLPWASATPWTEGCFT from the coding sequence ATGACCGCCCGCGGCCCCGGGGCCGGTGGCAGCTCCCCCGACGTCTCTCCGGAGACGGACGAGGAGGAGCGAGCCGTGGAACAGGCCCTGGCGCTGGTCGCCCACCAGGCCCACGAAGCGCCCCGCCCCTCGAACCCGGCCCAGTCGCCCGGCAGGCACCGGGGCCGGACCTCCGCCCAGTCACCGGGCCATGCCTCCGTCCAGTCCCCGGGCCGGCACCCCGCGCAGTCCCCGGGCTCTCCGGCCCACGCCCCCGCCCCGGCCCCGGCTTCTTCCCTGTATCCCTCCCTCTCGCCGGATCCCTCTCCCTCTCCCTCTCCCTCTCCCTCTCCCTCTACCTCTACCTCTACCTTCCCGGCGTCGGCCTCCGGTGCCGCGGCCGGAGGCCAGGCCGCCTCTGCCGGGGACCAGGCCGCCTCCGCCCGCCGCCCTCATACGCACAGGGCCGGAGACACCCCCTGGGACCAGGCCCGGAGCATCGCCGCTCGTGCCGGGCGGACCTCACCCGTGGCCGCGCTGCGGGTCCCCCTCGACCGGGCCCTGGGGCACGTACTCGCCGAGGTGCTCGGCGCACTCACCGACCTGCCGTCCTTCGACACGTCGGCCATGGACGGCTGGGCCGTCGCGGGGCCGGGGCCATGGGGCTTCCGGAAGGACGAGGGGCTGCTCGCCGGACGCGGTGCGCCCGCGCCGCTGCCCGACGGCCGGGCGGTACGGATCGCCACCGGTGCGCGTATCCCGGCCGACGCCACGGCCGTCATCCGCAGCGAGCACGCCCACGCCGACGAGGTGAAGGGGCTTCTGCACGCCCGGCGGGACGTCGTTCCGGGACAGGACATCAGGCCCCGGGGGCAGGAGTGCCGGTCCGGGGACCAACTGCTGCCCGCCGGAACGCTGGTGACCCCGGCAGTGCTCGGCCTCGCCGCTGCGGCCGGGTACGACGCGCTGGCCGCTGTGGCCAGACCGAGCGTCGACGTCCTCGTTCTCGGCGACGAACTGCTCACCGCGGGCCTCCCGCACGACGGGCTGATCCGTGACGCGCTCGGCCCCATGCTCGGCCCCTGGCTCCGTGCGGCGGGAGCCGAGGTGTCCGAACCCCGCCGTCTCGGGGACGACGCGAACGCCCTGCGCCAGGCCCTGACCACGTCACGGGCCGACCTGATCATCACGACCGGCGGTACCGCGGCGGGACCGGTCGACCACGTCCACCCGGTCCTCGCCGAGATCGGCGCCGAGCTGCTGGTCGACGGGGTCGCCGTGCGCCCCGGCCATCCGATGCTGCTGGCTCGGCTGCCATCGGACGGGCCCTACCTGGTCGGCCTTCCCGGCAATCCACTGGCAGCCGTCTCGGGCCTGCTCACGCTCGCCGAGCCGCTGCTCGGAGGGATCGCGGGCAGGCTGTCCCAGGAGCCGTACCGGGCACTCGTCCATGCCGAGGTGAACGGGAACCCGCATGACACCCGGCTCGTCCCCGTGGTCCATCGCGTCGGCCGTGCGGGCGGCCGGGACTACGTCGTACCCCTGCACTACAACGGTCCGGCGATGCTGCGCGGGGTCGCCGGGGCGGACGGGCTGGCCGTTGTGCCACCGGGCGGGGTACGGTCCGGCACCGAGGTGGACATCCTCGATCTACCGTGGGCCTCGGCGACGCCGTGGACGGAAGGGTGTTTCACGTGA
- a CDS encoding TrkA family potassium uptake protein: MGLGDAVDGRVFHVKLPGQDAMARRAEEHVVPTRVMLPRRVVDRPARQVAKRLMMALMVLAATVFIVWVDRDGYNDSADGKVDLLDAVYYATVTLSTTGYGDITPYGDGARLTNVVLVTPLRVLFLIILVGTTLEVLTERTREDFRLKRWRSNLRDHTVVVGFGTKGRSAIQTLCTTGLKKDQIVIVDPASKVIEAANAEGFTGVVGDATRSDVLLRAELHKARQVIIATQRDDTAVLVALTARQLNRGAKIVAAVREEENAPLLRQSGADAVITSASAAGRLLGLSVLSPSAGTVMEDLIQQGSGLDLVERPVIKAEVGKNVRETDDLVVSVLRGHRLLGYDDPAASPLQLTDRLITIVRASPLHTPPANNPPSAPQRP; the protein is encoded by the coding sequence GTGGGCCTCGGCGACGCCGTGGACGGAAGGGTGTTTCACGTGAAACTTCCCGGCCAGGACGCGATGGCCAGGCGCGCCGAGGAGCATGTCGTACCCACCCGGGTGATGCTCCCGCGCAGGGTCGTCGACAGACCGGCGCGGCAGGTCGCCAAGCGGCTGATGATGGCGTTGATGGTGCTGGCCGCCACGGTGTTCATCGTCTGGGTCGACCGTGACGGCTACAACGACAGCGCCGACGGCAAGGTCGATCTGCTGGACGCGGTGTACTACGCGACCGTCACCCTCTCCACCACCGGCTACGGCGACATCACCCCGTACGGGGACGGCGCCCGGCTGACCAATGTGGTGCTGGTGACACCGCTGCGCGTGCTCTTCCTGATCATCCTGGTCGGCACCACTCTTGAGGTCCTCACGGAACGGACCCGGGAGGACTTCCGGCTGAAGCGTTGGAGATCCAACTTGCGTGACCACACCGTCGTCGTCGGCTTCGGTACGAAGGGCCGCTCGGCGATCCAGACTCTGTGCACCACCGGCCTGAAGAAGGACCAGATCGTCATCGTCGACCCGGCGTCGAAGGTGATCGAGGCGGCCAACGCAGAGGGCTTCACCGGTGTTGTCGGCGATGCGACCAGAAGCGATGTGCTGCTGCGGGCCGAGCTTCACAAGGCCCGGCAGGTCATCATCGCCACCCAGCGGGACGACACGGCGGTCCTGGTCGCGTTGACGGCGCGCCAGCTCAACCGCGGGGCGAAGATCGTGGCCGCGGTGCGCGAGGAGGAGAACGCGCCGTTGCTGCGGCAGTCCGGCGCCGATGCGGTGATCACCAGCGCCAGTGCGGCGGGCAGGCTGCTCGGTCTCTCCGTCCTCAGCCCGAGCGCGGGCACCGTGATGGAGGACCTGATCCAGCAGGGCAGCGGCCTCGACCTCGTCGAGCGGCCGGTGATAAAGGCCGAGGTGGGCAAGAACGTCCGGGAGACCGATGACCTGGTGGTGAGCGTGCTGCGCGGGCACCGGCTGCTCGGTTACGACGATCCGGCTGCCAGCCCCCTCCAGCTGACGGACCGGCTGATCACCATCGTGCGGGCGAGTCCGCTCCACACCCCGCCGGCGAACAATCCGCCGTCGGCGCCGCAGCGTCCCTGA
- a CDS encoding NAD(P)H-quinone oxidoreductase — MHAITIPEPGGPEALVWAEVPDPVPGEGEVLVEVVSSAVNRADVLQRQGFYNPPPGASPYPGLECAGRITALGPGGAGWAVGDEVCGLLAGGGYAEKVAVPAGQLLPVPDGVDLATAAALPEVTATVWSNVFMVAHLRPGETLLIHGGSSGIGTMAIQLAKAVGARVAVTAGGPEKLARCAELGADILIDYREQDFVEELRRATDGAGADVILDIVGAKYLDRNVKALAVNGRLAIIGLQGGVKGELNLSALLNKRAAITATSLRGRPLAEKAAIVAAVREHVWPLIGGGVVRPIVDRTVPMEDAAEAHRVLESSAHIGKVLLLAPAPAPAPGSEPAPEPA, encoded by the coding sequence ATGCATGCGATCACGATCCCCGAACCCGGTGGCCCCGAGGCGCTCGTGTGGGCCGAGGTGCCCGATCCCGTACCCGGCGAGGGCGAGGTGCTCGTCGAGGTCGTGTCCAGCGCGGTCAACCGCGCCGATGTACTCCAGCGCCAGGGCTTCTACAACCCGCCGCCCGGTGCCTCCCCCTACCCCGGTCTGGAGTGCGCGGGGCGGATCACGGCACTCGGTCCCGGGGGCGCGGGATGGGCGGTCGGTGACGAGGTGTGCGGACTACTGGCGGGCGGCGGGTACGCGGAGAAGGTGGCCGTACCGGCCGGCCAGCTGCTGCCCGTACCGGACGGCGTGGACCTGGCGACGGCCGCGGCGCTGCCCGAGGTGACCGCGACGGTCTGGTCCAACGTGTTCATGGTGGCCCACCTGCGGCCCGGCGAGACCTTGTTGATCCACGGCGGATCCAGCGGCATCGGCACGATGGCCATTCAGCTCGCCAAGGCGGTCGGCGCGCGCGTCGCGGTGACGGCGGGCGGACCGGAGAAGCTGGCGCGCTGCGCCGAGCTGGGGGCGGACATCCTCATCGACTACCGCGAGCAGGACTTCGTCGAGGAGCTGCGCAGGGCGACCGACGGGGCGGGCGCGGACGTCATCCTGGACATCGTCGGTGCGAAGTATCTGGACCGGAACGTGAAGGCGCTGGCCGTGAACGGACGGCTCGCGATCATCGGCCTCCAGGGCGGGGTCAAGGGAGAGCTGAATCTGAGCGCTCTGCTGAACAAGCGGGCGGCCATCACCGCCACCTCCCTGCGGGGCCGGCCGCTCGCCGAGAAGGCCGCGATCGTCGCCGCCGTGCGCGAACACGTGTGGCCGCTGATCGGTGGCGGCGTCGTCCGGCCGATCGTGGACCGCACGGTGCCGATGGAGGACGCCGCCGAGGCGCATCGGGTTCTGGAGTCCAGCGCGCACATCGGGAAGGTGCTCCTGCTCGCTCCCGCGCCCGCGCCCGCCCCCGGGTCCGAGCCCGCTCCCGAGCCCGCCTGA
- a CDS encoding bacterial proteasome activator family protein: protein MEMPRNDRSQEHPQVLVVGQDGMAIGGGAGDDESREVPVTEMVEQPAKVMRIGSMIKQLLEEVRAAPLDEASRVRLKEIHASSVKELEDGLAPELVEELERLSLPFTEESIPSEAELRIAQAQLVGWLEGLFHGIQTALFAQQMAARAQLEQMRRALPPGTGHEDEDGSGDPHGAIRSGPYL, encoded by the coding sequence ATGGAGATGCCGAGGAATGACCGGTCGCAGGAGCACCCCCAGGTCCTCGTGGTGGGACAGGACGGAATGGCTATCGGCGGCGGTGCCGGTGACGACGAGTCGCGCGAGGTCCCGGTGACGGAAATGGTCGAGCAGCCCGCGAAGGTCATGCGCATCGGCAGCATGATCAAGCAACTCCTGGAGGAGGTCAGGGCGGCTCCTCTCGACGAGGCGAGCCGGGTCAGGCTCAAGGAGATCCACGCCAGCTCCGTGAAGGAGCTGGAGGACGGGCTGGCTCCGGAGCTGGTGGAGGAGCTGGAACGCCTCTCGCTGCCGTTCACCGAGGAGTCGATCCCCTCGGAGGCGGAGCTGAGGATCGCGCAGGCCCAGTTGGTGGGCTGGCTGGAGGGCCTCTTCCACGGCATCCAGACCGCTCTGTTCGCTCAGCAGATGGCGGCCCGCGCCCAGCTGGAGCAGATGCGCCGCGCCCTGCCGCCCGGCACGGGCCACGAGGACGAGGACGGCAGCGGGGACCCGCACGGAGCGATCCGCTCCGGCCCGTACCTGTAA